One Blattabacterium cuenoti DNA window includes the following coding sequences:
- the mutS gene encoding DNA mismatch repair protein MutS: MNKKNKKEETPLIKQYNNIKSKYTEDTILLFQVGDFYETFGKDAIKCSKILDIILTKRSNIYLAGFPYHSLNTYLPKLIQSGHRVAICDQLEEPQKGKNIVKRGVVELVTPGITINEKILQTKFNNFLASIHVNNKKKKLGFSLLDISTGEFFLAEEKKENILQYLKHFNPSEILFQKKEKKFFNQFLKGKYYTFLMEDWIFNYSFAYEKLINHFQTNSLKGFGIDDLKLGIIASGVILSYLHDTQYYKIKHISTIQRIKKEEHMWIDDFTFKNLEIFHSFNKEGVALIDVIDKTITPMGSRLLKNWILFPLINILHIKKRHDIVQELFSNPSIHKWIKKKLKKISDIERMISKIAIGKISPRELIALHQSLISIVEIQKKISHKESKKIVKIVNSFQNCDTISEQIIQTIQPDSSHHIEKGNIIVKGFSKKLDEIRNLYFSKKEYLEKLCSIEQLNTGIQNLKIRHNNIIGYYFEVKISKKHKVPSHWIRKQTLSNSERYLTEELKNSELQILNAEQKILFLEKEIFQNLINQILKHIKPLQKNAKIIAKLDVLCSFSTIALENNYIKPKINYSFKLHIKEGRHPVIEKQFQSKTSYIPNDIILDKSDQQILIITGPNMSGKSAFLRQTAIIILMTHIGCFVPATYVKMGLIDKIFSRIGASDNISLGESTFMVEMNETANILNNISKRSFLILDEIGRGTSTSDGISIAWSIIEYLHENSLKPITLFATHYHELNKMSNFFKRIKNYHFYVKKIDEDIIFMRKLIDGASKHSFGIHVAKISGMPIKIIHRAQEVLKKIEKKNICIPTTYNHLSHSNNKNKKNSLMFKKIIHYLNKIDINYITPVEALVKISEMKNLLDDLSNF, encoded by the coding sequence ATGAATAAAAAAAACAAAAAAGAAGAAACTCCATTAATCAAACAATATAATAATATAAAATCTAAATATACAGAAGATACGATCCTATTATTTCAAGTTGGAGATTTCTATGAAACTTTTGGAAAAGATGCTATTAAATGTTCAAAAATATTGGATATCATTTTAACTAAACGATCAAATATTTATTTAGCTGGATTTCCTTATCATTCTTTAAATACTTACTTACCAAAATTAATACAATCAGGACATCGTGTGGCAATTTGTGACCAATTAGAAGAACCACAAAAAGGAAAAAATATTGTCAAAAGAGGAGTAGTCGAATTGGTAACACCAGGAATCACTATTAATGAAAAAATTCTACAAACTAAGTTTAATAATTTTTTAGCTTCTATTCATGTGAATAATAAAAAAAAAAAATTAGGATTTAGTCTTTTAGACATTTCTACAGGAGAATTTTTTTTAGCAGAAGAGAAGAAAGAAAACATTTTACAATATCTAAAACATTTTAATCCTAGTGAAATTCTTTTTCAAAAAAAGGAAAAAAAGTTTTTTAATCAATTTTTAAAGGGAAAATATTATACTTTTTTAATGGAAGATTGGATATTCAATTATTCATTCGCATATGAAAAATTGATCAATCATTTTCAAACAAATTCTTTAAAAGGATTTGGAATAGATGATTTAAAATTAGGAATTATCGCTTCCGGTGTTATATTAAGTTATTTACATGATACTCAATATTATAAAATTAAACATATTTCCACTATACAAAGAATAAAAAAAGAAGAACATATGTGGATAGATGATTTTACCTTTAAAAATTTGGAAATTTTTCATTCTTTTAATAAAGAAGGAGTTGCTTTAATAGATGTTATAGATAAAACAATTACTCCTATGGGAAGCAGATTATTAAAAAATTGGATTCTTTTTCCCCTAATAAATATTCTACACATTAAAAAACGGCATGATATAGTACAAGAACTCTTTTCTAATCCATCCATTCACAAATGGATCAAAAAAAAACTTAAAAAAATTTCTGATATAGAACGAATGATTTCTAAAATAGCTATTGGAAAAATATCTCCTAGAGAACTAATAGCATTACATCAATCTCTAATATCTATTGTTGAAATACAAAAAAAAATATCTCATAAAGAATCAAAAAAAATTGTAAAAATTGTCAATTCTTTTCAGAATTGCGACACTATTTCTGAACAGATTATTCAAACAATACAACCTGATTCTTCACATCATATTGAAAAAGGAAATATTATTGTTAAAGGATTTTCTAAAAAATTAGATGAGATTCGTAATCTCTACTTCTCTAAAAAAGAATATTTAGAAAAACTTTGTTCAATTGAACAATTAAATACAGGAATACAAAATCTAAAAATTAGACATAATAATATAATTGGATACTACTTCGAAGTCAAAATTTCAAAAAAACATAAAGTACCATCACATTGGATACGTAAACAAACATTATCCAATTCCGAAAGATATCTTACAGAAGAATTAAAAAATTCTGAATTACAAATTTTAAATGCTGAACAAAAAATTTTATTTCTTGAAAAAGAAATATTTCAAAATTTGATTAATCAAATTTTGAAACATATAAAACCTCTACAAAAAAACGCAAAAATAATTGCGAAATTAGACGTGTTATGTTCTTTTTCTACTATAGCATTGGAAAATAATTATATTAAACCAAAAATAAATTACTCTTTTAAATTACATATAAAAGAAGGTAGACATCCGGTAATTGAAAAACAATTTCAATCCAAAACATCATATATTCCTAATGATATTATTCTAGATAAATCAGATCAACAAATTCTGATAATTACTGGTCCAAATATGTCAGGAAAATCAGCTTTTTTGCGACAAACTGCAATTATTATATTAATGACGCATATCGGGTGTTTTGTTCCAGCTACATATGTAAAAATGGGATTGATAGATAAAATATTTAGTAGAATTGGAGCTTCAGATAACATTTCTTTAGGAGAATCTACTTTTATGGTAGAAATGAATGAAACTGCAAATATATTAAACAATATTTCTAAAAGAAGTTTTCTTATCTTAGACGAAATAGGAAGAGGAACAAGTACTTCTGATGGAATTTCAATAGCTTGGTCTATTATTGAATATCTGCATGAAAATTCTTTAAAACCAATCACCCTATTTGCTACTCATTATCATGAGTTAAACAAAATGAGTAATTTCTTTAAAAGAATTAAAAATTATCATTTTTATGTCAAAAAAATTGATGAAGACATTATTTTTATGCGTAAACTAATAGATGGAGCGAGTAAACATAGTTTTGGAATCCATGTAGCAAAAATATCAGGAATGCCTATCAAAATAATTCATAGAGCACAAGAAGTCTTAAAAAAAATAGAAAAAAAAAATATTTGTATCCCCACAACCTATAATCATCTCTCTCACTCTAATAATAAAAATAAAAAAAACTCTTTAATGTTTAAAAAGATTATTCATTATTTAAATAAAATAGATATTAATTATATTACTCCTGTTGAAGCACTTGTAAAAATAAGTGAAATGAAAAATTTATTAGATGATTTATCAAATTTTTGA
- the glmM gene encoding phosphoglucosamine mutase, which produces MTLVKSSSGIRGTLRGKYGESLSPIEIMKISAGYVFWMRKKYKKKRKDKYLIVLGRDGRTTSFIFQKFLIITFQSFGIDVIDIGLSTTPTVGIAVMNEKADGGIMLTASHNPKNWNGLKIFNSQGEFLSEKDFQKLLCLVDKEHFHFVSSHQLGNHYYRKNYVQKHIKTILSLPLVDVEMIKKAQFKIVVDGINSTGGIAIPILLKSLGVKVIVKMYCNPHGDFVHNPEPIERNLKEICQKVPEIQADLGISVDPDVDRVVFICENGNFFGEEYTLVSIADYILKNKSGPIVSTLSSSHALKDLSFYKGVPYYPTSVGEVHVVKKMKEVHAVIGGEGNGGIIYPDLRYGRDALVGIALFLTHVAGLSKIPLTELRKKYPNYFMSKKKIRFSSDQKIKIFLEIMKKKYKKEKIDLNDGIKIYFINNNEWIHVRKSKTENIIRIYTESRSKKRAEFLAKKIISEIKNF; this is translated from the coding sequence TTGACACTTGTAAAATCTTCATCTGGAATAAGAGGAACTTTGAGAGGAAAATATGGAGAAAGTTTATCTCCTATAGAAATAATGAAAATCTCTGCAGGATATGTTTTTTGGATGAGGAAAAAATATAAAAAAAAAAGGAAAGATAAGTATTTAATAGTATTAGGAAGAGATGGTCGGACTACTTCATTCATATTTCAAAAATTTTTAATTATCACCTTTCAAAGTTTTGGAATAGATGTGATTGATATTGGATTATCTACAACTCCAACTGTTGGAATAGCTGTAATGAATGAAAAAGCAGATGGAGGGATTATGTTAACTGCAAGCCATAATCCAAAAAATTGGAATGGGTTAAAAATATTCAATTCTCAAGGGGAGTTTTTATCTGAAAAAGATTTCCAAAAATTACTCTGTTTAGTAGACAAGGAACATTTTCATTTTGTTTCATCTCATCAATTAGGAAATCATTACTACAGAAAAAATTATGTTCAAAAACATATAAAGACTATTCTTTCTTTACCATTGGTAGATGTAGAAATGATTAAAAAAGCTCAATTCAAAATTGTAGTAGATGGTATAAATTCTACAGGAGGAATAGCTATTCCTATTCTTTTAAAATCTTTAGGAGTTAAAGTAATAGTAAAAATGTATTGTAATCCTCATGGAGATTTTGTTCACAATCCTGAACCTATTGAAAGAAATTTGAAAGAAATCTGTCAAAAAGTACCGGAAATACAAGCTGATTTAGGAATATCTGTAGATCCAGATGTAGATCGTGTTGTATTTATTTGTGAAAATGGAAATTTTTTTGGAGAAGAATATACTTTAGTATCTATTGCGGATTATATCTTAAAAAATAAATCAGGGCCTATTGTTTCTACTTTATCTTCTTCTCATGCATTGAAAGATTTATCTTTTTATAAAGGAGTTCCTTATTACCCCACCTCTGTAGGAGAAGTACATGTTGTAAAAAAAATGAAGGAAGTTCATGCAGTGATTGGAGGAGAAGGAAATGGAGGGATTATTTACCCAGATTTACGTTATGGAAGAGATGCATTAGTAGGAATAGCTTTATTTTTGACTCATGTTGCGGGACTTTCTAAAATTCCATTAACTGAATTGAGAAAAAAATATCCTAATTATTTTATGTCAAAGAAAAAAATTCGATTTTCTTCTGATCAAAAAATAAAAATATTTTTAGAAATAATGAAAAAAAAATATAAAAAAGAAAAGATAGATCTTAATGATGGAATTAAGATTTATTTCATAAATAATAATGAATGGATTCATGTAAGAAAATCTAAAACTGAAAATATTATTCGAATTTATACAGAAAGCAGATCAAAGAAAAGAGCAGAATTTTTAGCAAAAAAAATTATATCTGAAATAAAAAATTTTTAA
- the guaB gene encoding IMP dehydrogenase gives MSLKKKILKEALTFDDVLLVPSYSSIHPSEVSLKTCLTFDITLNIPILSAAMDTVTESSLAISIAREGGIGIIHKNMNIKNQLEEVYRVKRSDSGMIDDPITLSRNSTLRHAQYLMKRYHISGLPVIEKDNFLIGIITRRDIKYRLDLDSLVEDVMTKEKLITSKRSITLEEAKKILLRERIEKLPIVDDNKKLVGLITIRDIDNLIEYPNACKDSKGRLRVGASVGIDKNTLDRVESLVKIGVDFIAIDSAHGHSSSILKMIKLIRKSYPDIALLAGNIVTMKAAKDLIDAGATILKVGIGSGSICTTRVIAGVGMPQITAINDVYEYAKTRNVNVISDGGIRYSGDVVKAIAAGASSVMIGSLFAGTDEAPGEEIIFQGRKFKTYVGMGSLVAMKRGSKDRYFQLNKKFVPEGIEAKVPYKGKMKDVLYQICGGLRSGMGYCGVSTIKELIKTGKFVRITNSGLKENHPHSVSITKESPNYFNYSRKNNN, from the coding sequence ATGTCTTTAAAGAAAAAAATTTTAAAAGAAGCTTTAACTTTTGATGATGTTTTACTAGTTCCATCTTATTCTTCTATTCATCCATCAGAAGTTTCTCTTAAAACTTGTTTAACGTTTGATATTACTCTGAATATCCCTATATTAAGCGCTGCAATGGATACAGTCACTGAATCTTCTCTTGCAATTTCCATAGCAAGAGAAGGTGGAATCGGAATTATTCATAAGAATATGAATATAAAAAATCAATTAGAAGAAGTTTATAGAGTAAAAAGAAGTGATAGTGGAATGATAGATGATCCTATCACTCTTTCTAGAAACTCAACACTTAGACATGCGCAATATCTTATGAAAAGATACCATATTTCAGGACTTCCTGTAATTGAAAAAGATAACTTTTTAATTGGAATTATTACTCGTAGAGATATTAAATATCGTCTAGATTTAGATTCTTTAGTAGAAGATGTTATGACAAAAGAAAAATTGATAACTTCTAAAAGAAGTATTACTTTAGAGGAAGCAAAAAAAATTCTTTTGAGAGAAAGAATAGAAAAATTACCTATTGTAGATGATAACAAAAAATTGGTAGGTTTGATTACAATTAGAGATATTGATAATTTAATAGAATATCCCAACGCATGCAAAGATTCTAAAGGTCGTTTACGTGTAGGTGCATCTGTAGGAATAGATAAAAATACTTTGGATAGAGTCGAATCTTTAGTAAAAATAGGTGTGGATTTTATAGCTATAGATTCAGCTCATGGCCATTCCTCTAGCATATTGAAAATGATAAAATTGATTAGAAAATCTTATCCAGATATCGCATTACTAGCTGGAAATATTGTGACTATGAAAGCGGCAAAGGATTTGATAGATGCTGGCGCCACTATTTTAAAAGTAGGTATCGGATCCGGGTCTATTTGTACTACAAGAGTTATAGCTGGTGTTGGAATGCCTCAAATTACTGCTATAAATGATGTATATGAATATGCTAAAACAAGAAATGTAAATGTAATTTCTGATGGAGGAATCAGATATTCAGGAGATGTAGTAAAAGCTATTGCTGCGGGGGCTAGTTCTGTTATGATTGGAAGTCTTTTTGCGGGAACAGATGAAGCTCCAGGAGAAGAAATTATATTTCAGGGAAGAAAGTTTAAAACATATGTTGGAATGGGATCTTTAGTTGCCATGAAAAGAGGCAGTAAAGATCGTTATTTTCAACTAAATAAAAAGTTTGTTCCAGAAGGAATAGAAGCAAAAGTTCCTTATAAAGGAAAAATGAAAGATGTTCTTTATCAAATTTGTGGAGGGCTACGTTCTGGAATGGGATATTGTGGAGTTTCTACAATTAAAGAATTAATCAAAACTGGAAAATTTGTTAGGATTACTAATTCTGGTCTAAAAGAAAATCATCCTCATAGTGTCAGTATTACAAAAGAATCTCCGAATTATTTCAATTATAGTAGAAAAAATAATAATTGA
- a CDS encoding ABC transporter permease — protein MRKGELNTIVTITKITIAFSVIITLLTFSIGFGFKEVIKKKFLNIRGQILVKKKIPFSNTTKEVSILLNKFSFKNSSIISHIHTFSESNVIIVENENVEKFVFRGLSEKDYNPVFFKKFLIKGSFSRIRKSIFSNSEVILSKKNSILLGLNVGSFFRVNFFFLKKGGIPFFFSKKFYVSGLYDTGISEFDNVYIIGDMKHIQNIKNWNEDLIEGVEFFLSSIDQKKMDSVKKEILHKVSKNFMVETIYDKFHDNILKWIHIFNVNIFVISFVVFVSVIINIIVFLLILILERMKTIGILKTIGSDNKTIHKIFLYYMMEILTPSLIIGNSIGISFLILQKKFRILSLNKTQYYMDFVPIYLNITHIFLINLSIILTCILTTFFTCFFILNKITITKVIEFE, from the coding sequence TTGAGAAAGGGGGAACTAAATACAATTGTAACAATAACTAAAATTACAATAGCATTTAGTGTTATTATAACTCTTCTAACTTTTTCTATAGGATTTGGTTTTAAAGAAGTTATAAAGAAAAAATTCTTGAATATTAGAGGGCAAATTTTGGTTAAAAAAAAAATCCCATTTTCTAATACAACAAAAGAAGTATCAATTTTATTGAATAAATTTTCATTCAAAAATTCTTCTATTATTAGTCATATTCATACTTTTTCTGAAAGTAATGTGATAATTGTTGAAAATGAAAATGTAGAAAAATTTGTATTTAGAGGATTATCTGAAAAAGATTATAACCCTGTTTTTTTTAAAAAATTTTTAATTAAAGGATCCTTTTCAAGGATTAGAAAAAGTATTTTTTCTAATTCAGAAGTTATTTTATCTAAAAAAAATTCCATTTTATTAGGATTAAATGTTGGTTCTTTTTTTAGAGTAAATTTTTTTTTTCTAAAAAAAGGAGGAATTCCTTTCTTTTTTTCTAAAAAATTTTATGTATCTGGATTATACGATACCGGAATTTCAGAATTTGACAATGTTTATATTATTGGTGATATGAAACACATACAGAATATAAAAAATTGGAATGAAGATCTGATAGAGGGGGTAGAATTTTTTTTATCTTCTATTGATCAGAAAAAAATGGATTCTGTTAAAAAAGAAATTCTACATAAAGTTTCAAAAAATTTTATGGTTGAAACTATTTACGATAAATTTCACGATAATATTTTAAAATGGATTCATATTTTTAATGTCAATATTTTTGTTATTAGTTTTGTAGTTTTTGTATCTGTCATTATTAATATAATAGTATTTCTTTTAATACTCATTTTGGAACGAATGAAAACTATAGGAATTTTAAAAACTATAGGTTCTGATAATAAAACAATTCATAAGATTTTTTTATATTATATGATGGAAATTTTAACTCCTTCTTTGATAATAGGAAATAGTATTGGAATTTCTTTTTTAATTTTACAAAAAAAGTTTAGAATACTTTCATTAAATAAAACGCAATATTACATGGATTTTGTTCCTATTTACTTGAATATAACTCATATTTTCCTTATTAATTTATCAATTATTCTTACATGTATTTTGACTACGTTTTTTACTTGTTTTTTTATTTTGAATAAAATTACGATCACCAAAGTGATAGAATTTGAATAA
- the rplS gene encoding 50S ribosomal protein L19, translating into MLNLVKYIESKFINKNDFPLFSSGDTVTVFFEIKEGEKKRIQSFKGIVIKKQGKGLTKTFTVRKMSGEIGIERTFIFNQPSIKKIELNKKGKVRRSKIYYFRFLRGKKARVKSKEEKNRK; encoded by the coding sequence ATGTTAAATTTAGTTAAATATATAGAAAGTAAATTTATTAATAAAAATGATTTTCCTTTATTTAGTTCTGGAGATACTGTAACAGTTTTTTTTGAGATTAAAGAGGGAGAAAAAAAAAGAATACAATCTTTTAAGGGGATAGTGATAAAAAAACAAGGAAAAGGATTAACAAAAACTTTTACTGTTCGAAAAATGAGTGGAGAAATAGGAATAGAAAGAACATTTATTTTTAACCAACCCAGCATAAAAAAAATAGAATTAAATAAAAAAGGAAAAGTAAGAAGATCAAAAATTTATTATTTTAGATTTCTTAGAGGAAAAAAAGCAAGAGTAAAGAGCAAAGAAGAAAAAAATAGAAAATAA